One genomic region from Phycodurus eques isolate BA_2022a chromosome 16, UOR_Pequ_1.1, whole genome shotgun sequence encodes:
- the socs1a gene encoding suppressor of cytokine signaling 1a gives MVANSAADGKHNLSGSSSSESSELEQLQHRAAPKPKLRSASTPCRYLTHFPTFNSKEDCRIITDTAAKLELSGFYWGPLGVDEAHQMLKDAPLGSYLIRDSRQKDVFFTLSYHAKSGPVSVRIDYKQQKFSLTGNERTFPTLFALLEHYTHSPKRSLRVPYRKWEPTLQELCRRRIMELCGGGRQVLELPLTNVAQGFLLEFPYKL, from the coding sequence ATGGTAGCAAACAGCGCGGCAGACGGCAAGCACAACTTGTCAGGCTCGTCGAGCTCCGAATCTTCCGAGTTGGAGCAACTTCAGCACCGGGCCGCACCGAAACCCAAGCTGAGGTCTGCGTCCACGCCATGCAGGTACCTGACCCACTTCCCCACATTCAACAGCAAGGAGGACTGCAGGATCATCACGGACACGGCGGCCAAGCTGGAGCTGAGTGGCTTCTACTGGGGCCCTCTGGGAGTGGACGAGGCCCACCAAATGCTGAAGGACGCCCCGCTGGGCAGCTACCTCATCCGGGACAGCCGACAGAAGGACGTCTTCTTCACACTGTCCTATCACGCCAAGAGCGGGCCAGTCAGCGTGCGCATCGACTACAAGCAGCAGAAATTCTCTCTCACAGGCAACGAGCGCACTTTCCCCACTCTCTTTGCCCTCTTGGAGCATTACACCCACTCCCCCAAGAGGAGCCTGAGGGTCCCATACAGGAAATGGGAGCCCACCCTGCAGGAGCTTTGCAGAAGGCGCATCATGGAGCTCTGCGGCGGAGGGAGGCAGGTTTTGGAGCTGCCCCTCACCAATGTCGCCCAAGGCTTCCTGTTGGAATTCCCTTACAAGTTATGA